Proteins encoded in a region of the Magallana gigas chromosome 8, xbMagGiga1.1, whole genome shotgun sequence genome:
- the LOC105344742 gene encoding H/ACA ribonucleoprotein complex subunit 1 translates to MEAVEKIDMSLDDIIKLNKKQGRGGSNRGGRGGNRGGRGQGQRGQGRRGQGQRGGRGQGQGGRGGFSNRGGARRGNVNRGGTGRGRGQGSGRGGGGMRGSRGGNSVVDRVKGKGPNKYKQLRTNLMRKKQSRGGIGVSPLNRVNSNQNRGASNLGQNRGASNLGQIKSQALSALRQAKLTLAKISAREKRDNIVNQRRGIQMDSQNPRRGRGGGRGGRGRGMGRGGGQGGGGNRQRGGNLQGGRRGWRQPRQQSSVDNSGIITVSVENSRQQTNNSRQQNRPRINRNNLGAQNVREEMLNLKPSARQRYRMNKEIFSRNTTDISLSDRFASEFSAESSAESSGVGDGRRIFL, encoded by the exons ATGACATTATCAAGCTAAATAAGAAACAAGGCAGGGGAGGATCGAACAGGGGAGGGAGGGGTGGAAACCGAGGAGGAAGAGGTCAAGGACAAAGAGGTCAGGGAAGGAGGGGTCAAGGTCAAAGAGGAGGAAGAGGACAAGGGCAAGGAGGTAGAGGAGGATTTTCCAACAGAGGAGGAGCAAGAAGGGGAAATGTCAACAGAGGAGGCACAGGGAGAGGGAGAGGACAGGGGTCAGGAAGAGGAGGTGGGGGCATGAGGGGGTCCCGTGGAGGAAACTCAGTAGTTGATAGAGTCAAAGGAAAGGGTCCAAACAAGTACAAACAGCTGAGGACCAACCTCATGAGGAAGAAACAGTCCCGGGGAGGAATAGGAGTTAGTCCCCTAAACAGAGTCAATTCTAACCAG aacAGAGGTGCTTCAAATCTTGGACAGAACAGAGGAGCTTCAAATTTGGGACAGATAAAATCCCAGGCATTAAGTGCTCTTAGACAGGCTAAGCTTACTCTAGCCAAAATCTCTGCTCGAGAAAAAAGAGATAACATTGTTAACCAGAGGAGAGGTATTCAG ATGGATAGCCAGAATCCCAGAAGAGGACGAGGAGGAGGCAGAGGGGGGCGTGGCCGGGGAATGGGTAGAGGCGGGGGCCAGGGTGGAGGGGGTAACAGACAGCGCGGGGGTAATCTACAAGGTGGCAGACGGGGGTGGAGGCAGCCCAGACAGCAGTCCTCAGTGGACAACAGCGGCATCATCACAGTCAGTGTGGAGAACTCACGGCAGCAAACCAATAACTCACGGCAGCAAAATAg GCCCAGAATTAACAGAAACAACCTTGGTGCACAAAATGTCAGAGAAGAAATGCTT AACCTAAAACCTTCAGCAAGACAGAGGTACAGGAtgaacaaagaaatattttccagaaataca ACTGATATTAGTCTCAGCGACCGCTTTGCCTCAGAATTCAGTGCAGAATCCAGTGCAGAATCCAGTGGAGTCGGAGATGGAAGAAGAATTTTCCTCTAG
- the LOC105344745 gene encoding very long-chain specific acyl-CoA dehydrogenase, mitochondrial, translating to MLRTSALLTSLGRRSVLGNLRCASSATAQKKTDDAKPTTAKTQESKSFAMNIFRGIVKTDQVFPFPEVLNDEQKDTLKMLVDPTAKFFEEINDPLKNDSLEKVEDHVMEGLKELGAFGLQVPVDNGGLGLTNTQYARLVEIVGSHDLGVGITLGAHQSIGFKGILLFGTKEQKDKYLPDLACGKNIAAFCLTEPSSGSDASSIKTKAVLSPDGKHYILNGSKIWISNGGLAEIFTVFAKTPVKDEKTGEMKEKVSAFIVERSFGGVSNGPPEKKMGIKASNTAEVYFEDCKVPVENLLGGVGGGFKVAMNILNNGRFGMAAALSGTMSYCIKKAIDHASQRKQFGDLISNYGAIQEKIGRMVMMQYVTESMAYMLSANMDQGSTEFQIEAAISKIYGSEAAWFCADEAIQILGGMGYMKDTSLERVMRDLRIFRIFEGTNDILRLFIALTGSQYAGNYLKELKKAMSNPLGNIGMFLEYGSKKVLKSKADDNGAKAHIHPSLMNSAEQTFAAIGDFGSVVEQLLMTHGKKITNEQFLLKRVADSAIDIYGMVSVLSRASRSLKEGHSSADHEAIITKVFCNEAKDRIDANLLACHATKGEKENFSGLEKISKDVVANGGLLQRHPLGF from the exons ATGCTTCGAACTTCAGCATTGTTAACTTCTCTTGGTAGAAGATCAGTTCTAGGGAACCTGAG ATGTGCAAGCTCGGCAACAGCCCAGAAAAAGACAGATGATGCCAAGCCAACAACAGCCAAGACTCAG GAGTCAAAGTCTTTTGCCATGAACATCTTCAGAGGCATTGTTAAAACAGATCAAGTGTTTCCTTTCCCTGAAG TATTAAATGATGAACAAAAGGACACCCTCAAGATGCTTGTAGATCCAACAGCCAAGTTCTTCGAG GAAATAAATGACCCCCTGAAGAATGACAGCCTGGAGAAAGTAGAGGACCATGTCATGGAGGGACTGAAGGAGTTAGGGGCCTTTGGTCTCCAGGTTCCGGTGGATAATG GTGGTCTTGGATTAACCAACACTCAGTATGCACGTTTGGTAGAAATAGTGGGATCACATGACCTTGGGGTCGGCATTACCTTAGGAGCCCACCAG TCCATTGGGTTCAAAGGAATCCTGCTGTTTGGAACAAAAGAGCAGAAGGACAAATACCTGCCTGACTTGGCTTGTGGTAAAAACATTGCGGCATTCTGTCTGACCGAGCCCAGCAGTGGATCAGATGCCAGC TCTATCAAAACCAAAGCAGTTCTGTCCCCTGATGGCAAGCATTATATCCTCAATGGTAGCAAGATCTGGATCAGTAATGGAGGACTGGCAGAAATCTTCACCGTGTTCGCCAAG ACACCAGTCAAAGATGAGAAAACTGGTGAAATGAAGGAAAAAGTATCTGCCTTTATTGTTGAGAGATCTTTTGGCGGTGTTTCCAA TGGTCCACCAGAAAAAAAGATGGGGATTAAAGCCTCCAATACAGCAGAAGTATATTTTGAAGATTGCAAGGTTCCTGTTGAAAATCTTCTTGGAG gagTTGGAGGAGGATTTAAGGTGGCTATGAACATTCTGAACAATGGAAGATTTGGCATGGCCGCTGCTTTATCAGGAACCATGTCATATTGTATCAAAAAAGCT ATTGACCACGCCTCACAGAGGAAGCAGTTTGGAGACCTGATCAGTAACTACGGCGCCATCCAGGAGAAGATTGGCCGCATGGTCATGATGCAGTACGTGACCGAGTCCATGGCCTACATGCTGTCTGCTAACATGGACCAGGGCTCCACAGAGTTCCAGATAGAGGCGGCCATCAGCAAAATCTACGGCTCT GAAGCTGCTTGGTTTTGTGCTGATGAGGCAATCCAAATTCTGGGTGGCATGGGATACATGAAG gatACTAGTCTGGAGCGAGTGATGAGAGATTTAagaattttcagaatttttgaAGGAACAAACGATATTCTGAGACTCTTTATTGCCCTTACTGGAAGTCAG TATGCAGGAAACTACCTCAAAGAGCTGAAGAAGGCCATGTCAAACCCCCTGGGTAACATTGGAATGTTCCTGGAATATGGCAGCAAGAAAGTATTGaa gtCAAAAGCAGATGACAATGGTGCTAAAGCTCATATTCACCCCTCGCTTATGAACTCTGCAGAACAG aCTTTTGCTGCTATTGGTGACTTTGGTTCAGTAGTGGAACAACTTCTGATGACCCATGGCAAAAAAATCACCA acgAACAATTTCTCCTGAAGAGAGTGGCCGATTCGGCCATTGATATCTACGGCATGGTGTCAGTTCTGTCCAGGGCTTCAAGGTCACTCAAGGAAGGTCATAGCTCAGCAGACCATGAAGCTATCATTACCAAAGTCTTCTGTAATGAG GCCAAAGACAGAATCGATGCCAACCTCCTGGCGTGTCATGCTACAAAGGGAGAAAAAGAAAACTTCTCAGGGCTGGAGAAAATCTCCAAAGACGTTGTTGCTAATGGAGGTCTCCTTCAGAGGCATCCACTTGGATTCTAA
- the LOC105344744 gene encoding mediator of RNA polymerase II transcription subunit 11, translated as MAGSSAASSTVDRLKQLETVESDVISAIQSAGSALQELSKDKPVMKNVESHTTTFIKTLVEVEKKLTGHINYLTQVSTGQPHEGSSYAPQKDLLLAYHRVDHIRSRLSDLERLTAEPVAHRQQLTQSDLLQMSEQH; from the exons ATGGCTGGAAGTTCAGCGGCATCGTCCACTGTTGATCGACTGAAACAACTAGAGACAGTTGAAAGTGATGTGATAAGTGCCATTCAAAGTGCAG GATCTGCTCTTCAAGAATTATCCAAAGATAAACCAGTGATGAAAAATGTTGAATCCCACACCACAACATTCATTAAAACACTAGTAGAAGTTGAGAAAAAATTAACAGGACATATCAACTACTTAACTCAAGTTTCTACAG GACAACCACATGAAGGGTCCTCATACGCCCCACAGAAAGATCTTCTATTGGCCTACCACCGTGTTGACCACATCCGAAGTCGACTGAGCGACTTGGAACGATTGACAGCTGAGCCTGTGGCTCATCGACAACAACTGACCCAGTCAGATCTATTGCAGATGAGTGAGCAACACTGA
- the LOC105342925 gene encoding long-chain-fatty-acid--CoA ligase 4, which translates to MANLFEKTIIGVIDVIGCVYELIVFVPYYFLCKPYKKMERSQRIKSKSISGDPAGPYRAVEVGGTGKLATTLFEDCTTVDDLLKRAVQLYGSYRCLGTRDLLSEEDEMQSNGKIFKKVIMGEYRWTTYEDVFTRVTHFGSGLMALGQKPKKTILIYCETKAEWMIAAQACFKFNFPVVTLYATLGKEAVVHGVNESEVTHIIVSTQLISKFKDIMGKMPKVTHLIYIGDGKSPKKSDYPESVQLRSMEDVEVIGAQIDNLRTPVAKPSPDDLAVIMYTSGSTGVPKGVLITHKNLMSGMAGQCQKIQNLGPKDVYVGYLPLAHVLELGAEISCLAHGTCIGYSSPLTLTDNSSKIKKGSKGDLSVLKPTLMAAVPMIMDRLYKGVWEKVNMGGSFSRALFEWAYDYKKKRIENGYTTPLLDKYIFSKVSLVLGGRVRMMLSGGAPLSEKTQRFMNICFRCPVLQGYGLTETCGAGTIQEVDDLSTGRVGAPLICNELRLRDWPEGNYTSKDKPCPRGEILLGGGNIVQGYHKMPEKTKEDFTDIDGTWYFCSGDIGQIDPDGCLRVIDRKKDLVKLQGGEYVAVGQVETVLKMVPIVEQIYIHADSNHEFTVVFIVPSTKHLEDLAESLGVSGELEDLCKDKKVESEVLKKLTESGIKGDLERFSLPRKIKICPEPWMPESGLVTDSFKVKRKNFVEHYKKDIEEMYKK; encoded by the exons ATGGCCAATCTTTTTGAGAAGACGATAATTGGCGTGATAGATGTAATAGGATGTGTGTATGAACTCATTGTGTTCGTACCATATTACTTCCTATGTAAGCCCTacaaaaagatggagagatccCAGCGGATAAAG AGTAAGTCCATATCGGGCGACCCCGCAGGTCCATACCGGGCGGTGGAGGTGGGTGGAACAGGAAAGCTGGCCACCACCCTGTTTGAGGATTGCACTACCGTAGATGACCTCCTGAAGCGAGCAGTGCAGCTCTATGGCTCCTACAGGTGTCTGGGGACCAGGGACCTCCTTAGCGAGGAGGATGAGATGCAATCCAATGGCAAAATATTCAAGAAG GTGATTATGGGCGAATACAGATGGACCACTTATGAGGACGTGTTCACTAGGGTCACTCACTTTGGGAGTGGGCTGATGGCTCTGGGTCAGAAGCCAAAGAAGACCATCTTGATTTACTGCGAGACCAAGGCTGAGTGGATGATAGCGGCACAAGCCTGCTTCAAATTCAACTTCCCAG TTGTTACTCTGTATGCCACTCTGGGTAAAGAAGCGGTTGTACATGGTGTCAACGAATCAGAAGTGACCCACATCATAGTCAGCACTCAActcatttcaaaattcaaa GATATAATGGGGAAAATGCCAAAAGTCACTCATCTAATATACATTGGAGATGGGAAATCCCCCAAGAAGTCTGATTACCCGGAGTCAGTACAGCTGAGGTCGATGGAGGATGTAGAGGTCATAGGCGCACAGATAGATAACT TACGCACTCCTGTGGCCAAACCATCCCCTGACGATCTCGCTGTGATAATGTATACCAGTGGGTCTACTGGGGTCCCAAAAG GTGTGCTGATTACACACAAGAATCTGATGTCTGGAATGGCTGGCCAGTGTCAGAAGATTCAAAATCTGGG tcCAAAAGATGTATATGTGGGTTATCTTCCCTTAGCCCATGTCCTTGAACTTGGGGCAG AAATCAGCTGTTTGGCCCACGGAACGTGCATCGGTTACTCTTCTCCTCTGACTTTAACAGATAAC TCCAGCAAAATCAAGAAAGGAAGTAAGGGCGACCTTTCTGTACTGAAGCCTACTCTCATGGCAGCTGTTCCG ATGATAATGGACAGACTGTACAAGGGAGTGTGGGAGAAAGTCAACATGGGAGGTTCCTTCAGCCGAGCTCTGTTTGAGTGGGCGTATGATTACAAGAAGAAGAGGATAGAGAATGGCTACACTACTCCTCTACTGGACAA ATACATCTTCTCCAAGGTGTCCCTGGTGCTGGGAGGGAGGGTCAGGATGATGCTGAGCGGGGGAGCCCCCCTGTCGGAGAAGACCCAGCGCTTCATGAACATCTGCTTCCGCTGCCCAGTTCTGCAGGGGTACGGCCTGACTGAAACCTGTGGGGCAGGGACTATTCAAGAAG TTGATGACTTGTCCACTGGTAGAGTAGGAGCACCTTTGATCTGCAACGAGCTTCGTCTCCGAGATTGGCCAGAAG GAAACTACACCTCAAAGGACAAGCCTTGCCCACGTGGAGAAATACTGTTGGGAGGCGGTAACATTGTACAAGGCTACCACAAAATGCCGGAGAAGACCAAGGAAGACTTTACGGACATTGATGGAACCTGGTACTTCTGCTCCGGAGACATCGGACAGATTGATCCAGACGGTTGTTTGAGAGTTATTG ATCGAAAGAAAGACCTTGTGAAACTCCAGGGTGGAGAGTATGTGGCTGTCGGCCAGGTGGAAACTGTTCTAAAGATGGTGCCCATCGTGGAGCAGATCTACATCCATGCCGACAGTAACCACGAATTCACAGTCGTGTTTATAGTCCCCAGCACCAAACACTTGGAAGACCTAGCAGAGAGCCTCGGGGTCAGTGGAGAGCTTGAGGACTTGTGTAAAGACAAGAAAGTGGAAAGTGAAGTCCTCAAAAAGCTGACAGAAAGTGGAATAAAGG GAGACTTGGAGAGATTCTCTCTGCCCAGGAAAATCAAGATATGCCCTGAACCATGGATGCCCGAGTCTGGACTAGTCACAGACTCATTCAAAGTCAAACGGAAAAACTTTGTTGAGCATTATAAGAAAGACATTGAAGAAATGTACAAGAAGTAA